From the Geotrypetes seraphini chromosome 8, aGeoSer1.1, whole genome shotgun sequence genome, the window cattatgacctcttccgttctactcgtaatccccttcttaattatgcccaacatcctgttcgctttcttcgccgctgccgcacattgtgccgatggttttagggtactTATTGTGGATATCCGGAAAACCTGAATTTCAAAGGGGTACTtcaggaccgacttgggaaacacttcCCTAGTCTAGTTGACTTTTTTAAACAGCAGATTCTAGTCATGAAGGAATTCTCTGATCCTCCTTAAGTGAACTCTGAGGCATCGTTCCACCTTTACTGAATCCATCTCTCTTTCTCATAGTGGGCGGGGACAGCAAATAGGAATTAAAAACTCTTTACTGCTCCCTTGATTCTCACAATACGGAAAGAAGAGCGCACAGCATCCTCTCTGAACTAGGAGAATGTCTGGGACGCAGCAAGAAAGCACGGAGCTGGAGAGACAGGCGGTCAAAAAGGGAGTGGTAGAGGAACAGAGAAGTAAAAAGGAAGAGGCATgtaaaaagggagaggaacagatcggtaaaaagagaaagggagaggaacAGAGGAGTAAAAAGGGAGAAGATCAGGTATCTAAgaaaggagaggaacagaaaagTAAAAAGGGAGAAGATCAAGTGTCTAAAAGGGGAGAGGAACAGAGGAGTAAAAAGGGAGAAGATCAGGTATCTAAgaaaggagaggaacagaaaagTAAAAAGGGAGAAGATCAAGTGTCTAAAAGGGGAGAGGAACAGAGGAGTAAAAAGGGAGAAGATCAGGTATCTAAgaaaggagaggaacagaaaagTAAAAAGGGAGAAGATCAAGTGTCTAAAAAGGGAGAGGAACAGAGAAGCAAAAAAGGAGAAGATCAAGTGTCTAaaaagggagaggaacagaaaagtaaaaaggaagaaaatcaaGTGTCTAAAAAGGGAGAGGAACAGATCGgtaaaaagagaaaggaagaggtATGTAAGAAGGGAGAGGAACAAGTGTCTAAAAAGGGAGAGGAACAAGTGTCTAAAAAGGGAGAGGAACAGAGAAGCAAAAAGGGAGAAAATCAAGTGTCTAAAAAGGGAGAGGAACAGAGGAGTAGAAAGGGAGAAGATCAGGAAGAGCCGAAAGCTGTTTGTTCCATCGACTGGAAAGCGAAGTGTGAGGCGGAGTGGAAACTGACCGACAAAGGCATCAGCACCCCTGACTCTCTGGACTGGCAGTGTGTTTACCGGAAGAAACCTTTCGGCAGAAACCTCCTGAAGTCGCCGAATCCGGAAGGTAAAGTGACTCTCGAGTTTGTTTCTTCCCTCCTCCTGAGCATCCGCAGTTTGCCCACGGGAGCTCTGCGGTTTCCTCCCCAGCACCAGCTGCCTCTCTCCTCCGATCCTACTTAACCCATAGACAGTAGACTGTAGTAGCACAGTGACCCCAAATGGACTGAGGCGGCATGAAAGTAAAGCCCACTCCCCCCGAGTAACAAATTTGTGTCTTGGGTTGGAAGGAGACAGCTTTTGCTTCGGTTGCAATTGTTCATGTTTCTTTTCAGGTCTGCACTGACtggtgtttttgttttctttctgtgaAGGGTTGTCTACAAGCCAGCCGGCCCCTCAGCCTCCAGAAGATGTCCCACCTCCGATGCAGCCTCTGGAAGAGATCGGTAAGATACAGCTTTGGGATCGGCTGCCCTGGAGACATTAATCCTTAAGACTATTACCAGCCCTTTTGTGCTAGCCTGTAACAACCAGTCGGCAGCTGCAGGCAGGGTCCCCACCCAACGCTTCTTAGTCAGTGGTTACAGAAATGAATCCTGCCTTGAAATCTGTGTAGGGCTAACCCAAGATtctcctaggacaggggtgtcaaagcccctcctttagggccgaaatccagtcgggttttcaggatttccccaatgaatatgcatgagatctatttgcatgcactgctttcattgtatgctaatagatctcatgcatattcattggggaaatcctgaaaacccgactggattgcgtctCTCGagaagagactttgacacccctgtcctaggacaagcaggatgagtcagccacatatgtggctgactatcctgctgtccacggagaacctacattataggtaagtaactacactgtaTCTGACTCtgggcctagagcaggggtgtcaaaaagtccctccttgagggccgcaatccagtcgggttttcaggatttccccaatgaatatgcacaagatctatgtgcatgctctgctttcaatgcatattcattggggaaatcctgaaaacccgactggattgcggccctcaaggagggactttgagatccctggcctagagTAACCTTCAACCATGTGTCTTCCCCCACTCTCTAGGGTCCAACACTTCTCTCACTAtcccccttccccaccaccaccaccacggtGTCCTGCATTTCTCTCTTTccaccctctcctcttccccgccCCCTGAAGCATTCAGCCTATCAAATCCTTGTCCCcgtcctgtccagcatctctctctttccttcttctcttCTTCCTGGTGGTGCTCAGCATCtgttgcctccccccccccagatgttCAACAGCTTCCCCTCCTTACCAGCGCCACAGTAGCTTGGACCTAGCAGAGTCTACAGAAGACTTGTATGGCTGACACATGGACTTGCGTATCTGTACATGTTCAAGGCCCACTGGTTCTTGCCCTTTCCAAAACAGGACATTTGGAGAGGATGGGGACCCCAATAAACCTTGAGCAAAGTAAATGCTGAAGGCCCCATGAGTTATCCATAGACATGGTGAGTGCTGCCCACTCCAAACTGTGCCACTCTAGGCGGACACTTAGTTTACCTAGTGGTTGAGCTGGTTCTGAATTTGTGCACCACTCTCTCATTAGCTAAGAATTGAAATGTCCTGgttcatagtagagaatgacacggggacatagTTTTCCCCGTacccgcaagaactcaatttccctgtctcgtccccacaagt encodes:
- the NCCRP1 gene encoding F-box only protein 50 isoform X1, whose protein sequence is MSGTQQESTELERQAVKKGVVEEQRSKKEEACKKGEEQIGKKRKGEEQRSKKGEDQVSKKGEEQKSKKGEDQVSKRGEEQRSKKGEDQVSKKGEEQKSKKGEDQVSKRGEEQRSKKGEDQVSKKGEEQKSKKGEDQVSKKGEEQRSKKGEDQVSKKGEEQKSKKEENQVSKKGEEQIGKKRKEEVCKKGEEQVSKKGEEQVSKKGEEQRSKKGENQVSKKGEEQRSRKGEDQEEPKAVCSIDWKAKCEAEWKLTDKGISTPDSLDWQCVYRKKPFGRNLLKSPNPEGLSTSQPAPQPPEDVPPPMQPLEEIGDFSGWQMTTEHIPVDTSGIPPGVVVCYLPNYSWSIKEQCVDLKAEGLWEELLDSYQPDIYILDWYEDSKLDKHVYELHVKLLAEDQKTVIEEFSHTPENEMSGDSKNWICVSRIFKNYGPGVRYIHFLHKSKDLFVIGFHRTRLTNSTVFVQLRD
- the NCCRP1 gene encoding F-box only protein 50 isoform X2, with the translated sequence MSGTQQESTELERQAVKKGVVEEQRSKKEEACKKGEEQIGKKRKGEEQRSKKGEDQVSKKGEEQKSKKGEDQVSKRGEEQRSKKGEDQVSKKGEEQKSKKGEDQVSKKGEEQRSKKGEDQVSKKGEEQKSKKEENQVSKKGEEQIGKKRKEEVCKKGEEQVSKKGEEQVSKKGEEQRSKKGENQVSKKGEEQRSRKGEDQEEPKAVCSIDWKAKCEAEWKLTDKGISTPDSLDWQCVYRKKPFGRNLLKSPNPEGLSTSQPAPQPPEDVPPPMQPLEEIGDFSGWQMTTEHIPVDTSGIPPGVVVCYLPNYSWSIKEQCVDLKAEGLWEELLDSYQPDIYILDWYEDSKLDKHVYELHVKLLAEDQKTVIEEFSHTPENEMSGDSKNWICVSRIFKNYGPGVRYIHFLHKSKDLFVIGFHRTRLTNSTVFVQLRD